CGCCGTGACCAGCGGGGGCTGACCGGCCTCTCGGAGGCCGTCGAGTCCGGTGCAGAGTACGTGGAGATCGACATCCGGCGGACGGGGGACGGGCGGCTGGTCGTCCATCATGACCCCGATCTCGCCGGGCTGCCCTTGAAGCGGCTCACCTACGAACGGGTCCAGGAGCTCTCGCCGCGTCCCGTCCCGCTGGTCAGCGAGGCCATGGGGATCATCGGCGGCCGTGCGCAGGGTCATCTGGACCTCAAGGAGCGCGGCTGCGAGCACGAGACGGTCGAGATGGCGATCGAGGCCTTCGGGCGGGACCGTTTCGTCGTCACCACCCGCGAGGTGCTGTCGCTCGTGCAGATCAAGCGCACCTTCCCGGGTGTGCGGACGGCGCTGTCGGTGGGGCGGAACCTGTGGGAGCGCGGCGTCGCGCACGACTTCGCGCCGCTGCCGCTGATCCGCAAGGCGGGCGCCGACATGGTCGCCGTCAACCACCGGCTGGCCCGGGTGGGGGTGCTCCGGCAGTGCGGCCGGGCCGGCATCCCCGCCATGGTGTGGACGGTGAACGCCGAGCCGGTGATGCGGCGGTTCCTGGGCGACCCGCGTGTCGCGGTCCTGGTCACCGACCGTCCCGACATCGCGTTGAAGCTGCGGGAAGAGCGGTACCGGCCGCGGCCCAACCGCGAGACCTGGCGATGGCCTCGCGGTTGAGAACGGACGGGCCCGGGCCCCGGTGAGCCCGGCGCCTCGGGGTCAGGCGCTCCGGGACGCCTCGGTCGCCTCCGCCGCCGGCTTTCCGGCGCGGGTGCGGCGGCGGGTGCGGCTGCGCTTGCGCTCGGTGGCGACGGCGTCGACGACGTTGTCGTCGGCGGACGCGCCGTTCTCCGCGGCGGCGTCCACGGGCCGGCCGGCGCGGGTCCGGGTCCGGTTGCGCTTGCGGCGGCGCGGGCGGGGACGTTCCCGGTCGCGTCCGCGGTCGTGGCTGCGGGTCCGGCCGGTCTCGCCGATGTCCTCCAGCTCCTCGGCGTCCAGCCCGGCGCGGTCGTGCCGCTTCTCCTTCGGCAGGGTGCCCTTCGTCCCCTCGGGGATGCCGAGGGCGGAGAAGAAGTGCGGGGACGTGGAGTAGGTCTCCTCCGGGGAGGGGAACCCGAGGTCGAGCGTGC
The sequence above is drawn from the Actinomadura hallensis genome and encodes:
- a CDS encoding glycerophosphodiester phosphodiesterase, whose product is MRPKPAISAHRRDQRGLTGLSEAVESGAEYVEIDIRRTGDGRLVVHHDPDLAGLPLKRLTYERVQELSPRPVPLVSEAMGIIGGRAQGHLDLKERGCEHETVEMAIEAFGRDRFVVTTREVLSLVQIKRTFPGVRTALSVGRNLWERGVAHDFAPLPLIRKAGADMVAVNHRLARVGVLRQCGRAGIPAMVWTVNAEPVMRRFLGDPRVAVLVTDRPDIALKLREERYRPRPNRETWRWPRG